In Anopheles gambiae chromosome 2, idAnoGambNW_F1_1, whole genome shotgun sequence, a single window of DNA contains:
- the LOC1271590 gene encoding ubiquitin thioesterase trabid isoform X4: MSGSSSTNKLDHQQQEQETEQQQQQQQEQQQPLDETQQQEQQCPQQQPKWVCEYCTYENYPLSLKCIMCKGPKPLLKEDIFRLSPTQQLSATSRSNPNLASGAVKSPSITELDSNQRWPCSACTYLNLPHTRRCLQCDTVRKEDQQDHQQQHHNHNHQQQKVISEYDSISEHLNAMNICRSGPSPGEDGIVSTSGAGSGKRNRNNSPASGGSYGFSSRLGTNANDGEPATGKGCASDAKHSPSPVSSSPVSTMSRAVASSPVNAGKWFCSVCTYENWPKSLKCSMCLHPRDSTTSTVGSRSNQAAAKASPEHDENTINVASNIMVNNKRNQQFVGHADSINNMDACKQERYLQLLRRQPDWDWLNACVGIAENNIGAVEAYLECGGDPSRALTSAEAFLISRNNCAFDVGHTLIHLAIRFHRDEMLPLLLAQISGSGPGIKRVPAYVAPDLASDIRRHFAQSLRIRKASFNCQFVNEHATFSLPADIEELPLVLQEQLYEELLDKDAQKQLEMPPPALNWSLEITDRLGSRLMVLWNRSAGDCLLDSVMQATWGVFDRDNTLRRALADSLHQCSHIFYPRWKENELFQAALLQYTVAEMQLEKDWNTLLSLASHPGSSLEQLHIFALAHIMRRPIVVYGVKYVKSFRGEDIGFARFEGVYLPLLWEQSFCITSPIALGYTRGHFSALVPTEPYSRIDATRDDREDITFLPLMDCEMKLLPIHFLTKNEIGREEMLLRQWLEVCETEGGLLVAQQKLHKRPLLVAQLLEEWLNHYRRIAISRLF; this comes from the exons ATgtcgggttcgtcgtctacGAACAAGCTAGATCATCAACAACAAGAGCAGGAAActgaacagcagcaacagcagcagcaagagcaaCAACAGCCGCTAGATGAAACACAGCAACAGGAGCAACAATGTCCCCAGCAGCAACCGAAATGGGTGTGCGAATACTGTACGTACGAGAACTACCCGTTGTCTCTTAAGTGCATCATGTGCAAGGGTCCCAAACCACTGCTTAAGGAGGACATATTTCG CCTTAGTCCAACGCAGCAGCTCAGTGCGACGAGCCGATCGAACCCAAATCTCGCTAGTGGGGCTGTAAAATCGCCTTCGATCACCGAGCTCGACTCTAATCAGCGATGGCCATGCTCGGCGTGCACCTACCTGAACCTACCCCACACCAGGCGCTGCCTGCAGTGCGATACCGTGCGCAAGGAGGACCAGCAggatcatcagcagcagcaccacaaccacaaccaccaacAGCAGAAAGTGATAAGCGAGTACGATAGCATTAGCGAACATTTAAACGCGATGAATATTTGCCGAAGTGGTCCCAGCCCCGGAGAGGACGGTATTGTTTCAACTAGCGGCGCAGGTAGTGGCAAGCGCAATCGGAACAATTCGCCCGCTTCGGGCGGCTCGTACGGTTTCAGTTCGCGTCTGGGGACGAACGCAAACGACGGCGAACCGGCGACCGGTAAAGGCTGTGCGAGTGATGCCAAACACTCACCCTCCCCAGTGTCCTCCTCGCCCGTCAGTACGATGAGCCGAGCGGTGGCCAGCTCCCCGGTCAACGCAGGGAAGTGGTTCTGCTCCGTGTGCACGTACGAAAATTGGCCCAAATCGCTCAAGTGTTCGATGTGCTTGCATCCCCGTGATTCCACCACCAGTACGGTGGGCAGTAGAAGCAATCAGGCCGCAGCGAAAGCGTCACCCGAACACGACGAAAACACCATCAATGTGGCTAGCAACATTATGGTGAACAACAAGCGCAACCAGCAGTTCGTGGGCCATGCGGACTCGATCAACAATATGGATGCGTGCAAGCAGGAACGCTACCTGCAGCTGCTGCGCCGGCAGCCGGACTGGGATTGGCTGAACGCTTGCGTAGGCATTGCGGAAAACAATATCGGCGCGGTGGAAGCGTACCTGGAGTGTGGCGGCGATCCGAGCCGAGCCCTCACCTCGGCCGAAGCGTTCCTGATCAGTCGCAACAACTGTGCATTCGATGTGGGCCACACGCTGATTCATCTCGCTATACGGTTCCATCGGGATGAAATGTTACCGCTGCTGTTGGCGCAGATTTCCGGCTCGGGACCCGGCATCAAGCGGGTGCCGGCCTACGTGGCACCCGATCTGGCCAGCGACATACGCCGCCACTTTGCCCAGTCCCTCCGAATACGGAAGGCTTCGTTCAACTGCCAGTTTGTGAACGAGCATGCGACGTTTTCACTGCCGGCCGACATCGAGGAGCTGCCGCTGGTGCTGCAGGAGCAGCTGTACGAGGAGCTGCTAGACAAGGATGCGCAGAAGCAGCTGGAAATGCCACCGCCCGCCTTGAACTGGTCGCTCGAAATCACCGACCGGTTGGGTTCGCGGCTGATGGTGCTGTGGAATCGCAGTGCCGGCGACTGCTTGCTCGATTCCGTCATGCAGGCCACCTGGGGTGTGTTCGATCGCGATAACACTCTCCGGCGGGCGCTAGCCGATAGTTTGCATCAATGCAGTCACAT ATTTTATCCGCGCTGGAAGGAGAATGAACTGTTCCAGGCGGCATTGCTCCAGTACACCGTGGCCGAGATGCAACTGGAGAAGGATTGGAACACGCTGCTGTCGCTCGCTAGTCACCCGGGCTCGTCGCTAGAGCAGCTGCACATTTTCGCCCTGGCACACATCATGCGCCGACCGATCGTCGTGTACGGTGTCAAGTACGTTAAGAGCTTCCGCGGAGAGGACATTGGATTCGCCCGCTTCGAGGGTGTCTATCTGCCGCTGCTGTGGGAGCAAAGCTTCTGCATCACTTCACCGATCGCACTCGGCTATACGCGCGGTCATTTTAGTGCACTGGTTCCGACCGAACCGTACTCGCGAATCGATGCAACGCGCGACGACCGGGAAGACATTACCTTTCTGCCTCTGATGGACTGTGAGATGAAGCTACTGCCAATTcactttttaacaaaaaatgag ATTGGTCGCGAGGAGATGTTACTCCGCCAGTGGCTGGAGGTGTGTGAAACGGAGGGCGGACTGCTCGTCGCTCAGCAGAAGCTCCACAAACGTCCACTATTAGTCGCTCAACTGCTTGAGGAATGGCTTAACCACTATCGTAGAATAGC GATCTCGAGGCTGTTTTAA
- the LOC1271590 gene encoding ubiquitin thioesterase trabid isoform X2 yields MSGSSSTNKLDHQQQEQETEQQQQQQQEQQQPLDETQQQEQQCPQQQPKWVCEYCTYENYPLSLKCIMCKGPKPLLKEDIFRYVSMLTRAPKRVPPWETSMNDELSLPLSPLYSILFSVGVVRSLSPTQQLSATSRSNPNLASGAVKSPSITELDSNQRWPCSACTYLNLPHTRRCLQCDTVRKEDQQDHQQQHHNHNHQQQKVISEYDSISEHLNAMNICRSGPSPGEDGIVSTSGAGSGKRNRNNSPASGGSYGFSSRLGTNANDGEPATGKGCASDAKHSPSPVSSSPVSTMSRAVASSPVNAGKWFCSVCTYENWPKSLKCSMCLHPRDSTTSTVGSRSNQAAAKASPEHDENTINVASNIMVNNKRNQQFVGHADSINNMDACKQERYLQLLRRQPDWDWLNACVGIAENNIGAVEAYLECGGDPSRALTSAEAFLISRNNCAFDVGHTLIHLAIRFHRDEMLPLLLAQISGSGPGIKRVPAYVAPDLASDIRRHFAQSLRIRKASFNCQFVNEHATFSLPADIEELPLVLQEQLYEELLDKDAQKQLEMPPPALNWSLEITDRLGSRLMVLWNRSAGDCLLDSVMQATWGVFDRDNTLRRALADSLHQCSHIFYPRWKENELFQAALLQYTVAEMQLEKDWNTLLSLASHPGSSLEQLHIFALAHIMRRPIVVYGVKYVKSFRGEDIGFARFEGVYLPLLWEQSFCITSPIALGYTRGHFSALVPTEPYSRIDATRDDREDITFLPLMDCEMKLLPIHFLTKNEIGREEMLLRQWLEVCETEGGLLVAQQKLHKRPLLVAQLLEEWLNHYRRIAISRLF; encoded by the exons ATgtcgggttcgtcgtctacGAACAAGCTAGATCATCAACAACAAGAGCAGGAAActgaacagcagcaacagcagcagcaagagcaaCAACAGCCGCTAGATGAAACACAGCAACAGGAGCAACAATGTCCCCAGCAGCAACCGAAATGGGTGTGCGAATACTGTACGTACGAGAACTACCCGTTGTCTCTTAAGTGCATCATGTGCAAGGGTCCCAAACCACTGCTTAAGGAGGACATATTTCGGTACGTATCGATGCTAACCCGTGCGCCAAAGCGCGTTCCTCCATGGGAGACCTCCATGAATGATGAACTTTCACTCCCGCTCTCACCTCTCTATTCCATTCTCTTTTCGGTTGGTGTTGTGCGCAGCCTTAGTCCAACGCAGCAGCTCAGTGCGACGAGCCGATCGAACCCAAATCTCGCTAGTGGGGCTGTAAAATCGCCTTCGATCACCGAGCTCGACTCTAATCAGCGATGGCCATGCTCGGCGTGCACCTACCTGAACCTACCCCACACCAGGCGCTGCCTGCAGTGCGATACCGTGCGCAAGGAGGACCAGCAggatcatcagcagcagcaccacaaccacaaccaccaacAGCAGAAAGTGATAAGCGAGTACGATAGCATTAGCGAACATTTAAACGCGATGAATATTTGCCGAAGTGGTCCCAGCCCCGGAGAGGACGGTATTGTTTCAACTAGCGGCGCAGGTAGTGGCAAGCGCAATCGGAACAATTCGCCCGCTTCGGGCGGCTCGTACGGTTTCAGTTCGCGTCTGGGGACGAACGCAAACGACGGCGAACCGGCGACCGGTAAAGGCTGTGCGAGTGATGCCAAACACTCACCCTCCCCAGTGTCCTCCTCGCCCGTCAGTACGATGAGCCGAGCGGTGGCCAGCTCCCCGGTCAACGCAGGGAAGTGGTTCTGCTCCGTGTGCACGTACGAAAATTGGCCCAAATCGCTCAAGTGTTCGATGTGCTTGCATCCCCGTGATTCCACCACCAGTACGGTGGGCAGTAGAAGCAATCAGGCCGCAGCGAAAGCGTCACCCGAACACGACGAAAACACCATCAATGTGGCTAGCAACATTATGGTGAACAACAAGCGCAACCAGCAGTTCGTGGGCCATGCGGACTCGATCAACAATATGGATGCGTGCAAGCAGGAACGCTACCTGCAGCTGCTGCGCCGGCAGCCGGACTGGGATTGGCTGAACGCTTGCGTAGGCATTGCGGAAAACAATATCGGCGCGGTGGAAGCGTACCTGGAGTGTGGCGGCGATCCGAGCCGAGCCCTCACCTCGGCCGAAGCGTTCCTGATCAGTCGCAACAACTGTGCATTCGATGTGGGCCACACGCTGATTCATCTCGCTATACGGTTCCATCGGGATGAAATGTTACCGCTGCTGTTGGCGCAGATTTCCGGCTCGGGACCCGGCATCAAGCGGGTGCCGGCCTACGTGGCACCCGATCTGGCCAGCGACATACGCCGCCACTTTGCCCAGTCCCTCCGAATACGGAAGGCTTCGTTCAACTGCCAGTTTGTGAACGAGCATGCGACGTTTTCACTGCCGGCCGACATCGAGGAGCTGCCGCTGGTGCTGCAGGAGCAGCTGTACGAGGAGCTGCTAGACAAGGATGCGCAGAAGCAGCTGGAAATGCCACCGCCCGCCTTGAACTGGTCGCTCGAAATCACCGACCGGTTGGGTTCGCGGCTGATGGTGCTGTGGAATCGCAGTGCCGGCGACTGCTTGCTCGATTCCGTCATGCAGGCCACCTGGGGTGTGTTCGATCGCGATAACACTCTCCGGCGGGCGCTAGCCGATAGTTTGCATCAATGCAGTCACAT ATTTTATCCGCGCTGGAAGGAGAATGAACTGTTCCAGGCGGCATTGCTCCAGTACACCGTGGCCGAGATGCAACTGGAGAAGGATTGGAACACGCTGCTGTCGCTCGCTAGTCACCCGGGCTCGTCGCTAGAGCAGCTGCACATTTTCGCCCTGGCACACATCATGCGCCGACCGATCGTCGTGTACGGTGTCAAGTACGTTAAGAGCTTCCGCGGAGAGGACATTGGATTCGCCCGCTTCGAGGGTGTCTATCTGCCGCTGCTGTGGGAGCAAAGCTTCTGCATCACTTCACCGATCGCACTCGGCTATACGCGCGGTCATTTTAGTGCACTGGTTCCGACCGAACCGTACTCGCGAATCGATGCAACGCGCGACGACCGGGAAGACATTACCTTTCTGCCTCTGATGGACTGTGAGATGAAGCTACTGCCAATTcactttttaacaaaaaatgag ATTGGTCGCGAGGAGATGTTACTCCGCCAGTGGCTGGAGGTGTGTGAAACGGAGGGCGGACTGCTCGTCGCTCAGCAGAAGCTCCACAAACGTCCACTATTAGTCGCTCAACTGCTTGAGGAATGGCTTAACCACTATCGTAGAATAGC GATCTCGAGGCTGTTTTAA
- the LOC1271590 gene encoding ubiquitin thioesterase trabid isoform X1 yields MSGSSSTNKLDHQQQEQETEQQQQQQQEQQQPLDETQQQEQQCPQQQPKWVCEYCTYENYPLSLKCIMCKGPKPLLKEDIFRYVSMLTRAPKRVPPWETSMNDELSLPLSPLYSILFSVGVVRSLSPTQQLSATSRSNPNLASGAVKSPSITELDSNQRWPCSACTYLNLPHTRRCLQCDTVRKEDQQDHQQQHHNHNHQQQKVISEYDSISEHLNAMNICRSGPSPGEDGIVSTSGAGSGKRNRNNSPASGGSYGFSSRLGTNANDGEPATGKGCASDAKHSPSPVSSSPVSTMSRAVASSPVNAGKWFCSVCTYENWPKSLKCSMCLHPRDSTTSTVGSRSNQAAAKASPEHDENTINVASNIMVNNKRNQQFVGHADSINNMDACKQERYLQLLRRQPDWDWLNACVGIAENNIGAVEAYLECGGDPSRALTSAEAFLISRNNCAFDVGHTLIHLAIRFHRDEMLPLLLAQISGSGPGIKRVPAYVAPDLASDIRRHFAQSLRIRKASFNCQFVNEHATFSLPADIEELPLVLQEQLYEELLDKDAQKQLEMPPPALNWSLEITDRLGSRLMVLWNRSAGDCLLDSVMQATWGVFDRDNTLRRALADSLHQCSHIFYPRWKENELFQAALLQYTVAEMQLEKDWNTLLSLASHPGSSLEQLHIFALAHIMRRPIVVYGVKYVKSFRGEDIGFARFEGVYLPLLWEQSFCITSPIALGYTRGHFSALVPTEPYSRIDATRDDREDITFLPLMDCEMKLLPIHFLTKNEIGREEMLLRQWLEVCETEGGLLVAQQKLHKRPLLVAQLLEEWLNHYRRIAYVCPVQMKHHP; encoded by the exons ATgtcgggttcgtcgtctacGAACAAGCTAGATCATCAACAACAAGAGCAGGAAActgaacagcagcaacagcagcagcaagagcaaCAACAGCCGCTAGATGAAACACAGCAACAGGAGCAACAATGTCCCCAGCAGCAACCGAAATGGGTGTGCGAATACTGTACGTACGAGAACTACCCGTTGTCTCTTAAGTGCATCATGTGCAAGGGTCCCAAACCACTGCTTAAGGAGGACATATTTCGGTACGTATCGATGCTAACCCGTGCGCCAAAGCGCGTTCCTCCATGGGAGACCTCCATGAATGATGAACTTTCACTCCCGCTCTCACCTCTCTATTCCATTCTCTTTTCGGTTGGTGTTGTGCGCAGCCTTAGTCCAACGCAGCAGCTCAGTGCGACGAGCCGATCGAACCCAAATCTCGCTAGTGGGGCTGTAAAATCGCCTTCGATCACCGAGCTCGACTCTAATCAGCGATGGCCATGCTCGGCGTGCACCTACCTGAACCTACCCCACACCAGGCGCTGCCTGCAGTGCGATACCGTGCGCAAGGAGGACCAGCAggatcatcagcagcagcaccacaaccacaaccaccaacAGCAGAAAGTGATAAGCGAGTACGATAGCATTAGCGAACATTTAAACGCGATGAATATTTGCCGAAGTGGTCCCAGCCCCGGAGAGGACGGTATTGTTTCAACTAGCGGCGCAGGTAGTGGCAAGCGCAATCGGAACAATTCGCCCGCTTCGGGCGGCTCGTACGGTTTCAGTTCGCGTCTGGGGACGAACGCAAACGACGGCGAACCGGCGACCGGTAAAGGCTGTGCGAGTGATGCCAAACACTCACCCTCCCCAGTGTCCTCCTCGCCCGTCAGTACGATGAGCCGAGCGGTGGCCAGCTCCCCGGTCAACGCAGGGAAGTGGTTCTGCTCCGTGTGCACGTACGAAAATTGGCCCAAATCGCTCAAGTGTTCGATGTGCTTGCATCCCCGTGATTCCACCACCAGTACGGTGGGCAGTAGAAGCAATCAGGCCGCAGCGAAAGCGTCACCCGAACACGACGAAAACACCATCAATGTGGCTAGCAACATTATGGTGAACAACAAGCGCAACCAGCAGTTCGTGGGCCATGCGGACTCGATCAACAATATGGATGCGTGCAAGCAGGAACGCTACCTGCAGCTGCTGCGCCGGCAGCCGGACTGGGATTGGCTGAACGCTTGCGTAGGCATTGCGGAAAACAATATCGGCGCGGTGGAAGCGTACCTGGAGTGTGGCGGCGATCCGAGCCGAGCCCTCACCTCGGCCGAAGCGTTCCTGATCAGTCGCAACAACTGTGCATTCGATGTGGGCCACACGCTGATTCATCTCGCTATACGGTTCCATCGGGATGAAATGTTACCGCTGCTGTTGGCGCAGATTTCCGGCTCGGGACCCGGCATCAAGCGGGTGCCGGCCTACGTGGCACCCGATCTGGCCAGCGACATACGCCGCCACTTTGCCCAGTCCCTCCGAATACGGAAGGCTTCGTTCAACTGCCAGTTTGTGAACGAGCATGCGACGTTTTCACTGCCGGCCGACATCGAGGAGCTGCCGCTGGTGCTGCAGGAGCAGCTGTACGAGGAGCTGCTAGACAAGGATGCGCAGAAGCAGCTGGAAATGCCACCGCCCGCCTTGAACTGGTCGCTCGAAATCACCGACCGGTTGGGTTCGCGGCTGATGGTGCTGTGGAATCGCAGTGCCGGCGACTGCTTGCTCGATTCCGTCATGCAGGCCACCTGGGGTGTGTTCGATCGCGATAACACTCTCCGGCGGGCGCTAGCCGATAGTTTGCATCAATGCAGTCACAT ATTTTATCCGCGCTGGAAGGAGAATGAACTGTTCCAGGCGGCATTGCTCCAGTACACCGTGGCCGAGATGCAACTGGAGAAGGATTGGAACACGCTGCTGTCGCTCGCTAGTCACCCGGGCTCGTCGCTAGAGCAGCTGCACATTTTCGCCCTGGCACACATCATGCGCCGACCGATCGTCGTGTACGGTGTCAAGTACGTTAAGAGCTTCCGCGGAGAGGACATTGGATTCGCCCGCTTCGAGGGTGTCTATCTGCCGCTGCTGTGGGAGCAAAGCTTCTGCATCACTTCACCGATCGCACTCGGCTATACGCGCGGTCATTTTAGTGCACTGGTTCCGACCGAACCGTACTCGCGAATCGATGCAACGCGCGACGACCGGGAAGACATTACCTTTCTGCCTCTGATGGACTGTGAGATGAAGCTACTGCCAATTcactttttaacaaaaaatgag ATTGGTCGCGAGGAGATGTTACTCCGCCAGTGGCTGGAGGTGTGTGAAACGGAGGGCGGACTGCTCGTCGCTCAGCAGAAGCTCCACAAACGTCCACTATTAGTCGCTCAACTGCTTGAGGAATGGCTTAACCACTATCGTAGAATAGCGTACGTATGTCCAGTCCAAATGAAACATCATCCTTAA
- the LOC1271590 gene encoding ubiquitin thioesterase trabid isoform X3, with protein sequence MSGSSSTNKLDHQQQEQETEQQQQQQQEQQQPLDETQQQEQQCPQQQPKWVCEYCTYENYPLSLKCIMCKGPKPLLKEDIFRLSPTQQLSATSRSNPNLASGAVKSPSITELDSNQRWPCSACTYLNLPHTRRCLQCDTVRKEDQQDHQQQHHNHNHQQQKVISEYDSISEHLNAMNICRSGPSPGEDGIVSTSGAGSGKRNRNNSPASGGSYGFSSRLGTNANDGEPATGKGCASDAKHSPSPVSSSPVSTMSRAVASSPVNAGKWFCSVCTYENWPKSLKCSMCLHPRDSTTSTVGSRSNQAAAKASPEHDENTINVASNIMVNNKRNQQFVGHADSINNMDACKQERYLQLLRRQPDWDWLNACVGIAENNIGAVEAYLECGGDPSRALTSAEAFLISRNNCAFDVGHTLIHLAIRFHRDEMLPLLLAQISGSGPGIKRVPAYVAPDLASDIRRHFAQSLRIRKASFNCQFVNEHATFSLPADIEELPLVLQEQLYEELLDKDAQKQLEMPPPALNWSLEITDRLGSRLMVLWNRSAGDCLLDSVMQATWGVFDRDNTLRRALADSLHQCSHIFYPRWKENELFQAALLQYTVAEMQLEKDWNTLLSLASHPGSSLEQLHIFALAHIMRRPIVVYGVKYVKSFRGEDIGFARFEGVYLPLLWEQSFCITSPIALGYTRGHFSALVPTEPYSRIDATRDDREDITFLPLMDCEMKLLPIHFLTKNEIGREEMLLRQWLEVCETEGGLLVAQQKLHKRPLLVAQLLEEWLNHYRRIAYVCPVQMKHHP encoded by the exons ATgtcgggttcgtcgtctacGAACAAGCTAGATCATCAACAACAAGAGCAGGAAActgaacagcagcaacagcagcagcaagagcaaCAACAGCCGCTAGATGAAACACAGCAACAGGAGCAACAATGTCCCCAGCAGCAACCGAAATGGGTGTGCGAATACTGTACGTACGAGAACTACCCGTTGTCTCTTAAGTGCATCATGTGCAAGGGTCCCAAACCACTGCTTAAGGAGGACATATTTCG CCTTAGTCCAACGCAGCAGCTCAGTGCGACGAGCCGATCGAACCCAAATCTCGCTAGTGGGGCTGTAAAATCGCCTTCGATCACCGAGCTCGACTCTAATCAGCGATGGCCATGCTCGGCGTGCACCTACCTGAACCTACCCCACACCAGGCGCTGCCTGCAGTGCGATACCGTGCGCAAGGAGGACCAGCAggatcatcagcagcagcaccacaaccacaaccaccaacAGCAGAAAGTGATAAGCGAGTACGATAGCATTAGCGAACATTTAAACGCGATGAATATTTGCCGAAGTGGTCCCAGCCCCGGAGAGGACGGTATTGTTTCAACTAGCGGCGCAGGTAGTGGCAAGCGCAATCGGAACAATTCGCCCGCTTCGGGCGGCTCGTACGGTTTCAGTTCGCGTCTGGGGACGAACGCAAACGACGGCGAACCGGCGACCGGTAAAGGCTGTGCGAGTGATGCCAAACACTCACCCTCCCCAGTGTCCTCCTCGCCCGTCAGTACGATGAGCCGAGCGGTGGCCAGCTCCCCGGTCAACGCAGGGAAGTGGTTCTGCTCCGTGTGCACGTACGAAAATTGGCCCAAATCGCTCAAGTGTTCGATGTGCTTGCATCCCCGTGATTCCACCACCAGTACGGTGGGCAGTAGAAGCAATCAGGCCGCAGCGAAAGCGTCACCCGAACACGACGAAAACACCATCAATGTGGCTAGCAACATTATGGTGAACAACAAGCGCAACCAGCAGTTCGTGGGCCATGCGGACTCGATCAACAATATGGATGCGTGCAAGCAGGAACGCTACCTGCAGCTGCTGCGCCGGCAGCCGGACTGGGATTGGCTGAACGCTTGCGTAGGCATTGCGGAAAACAATATCGGCGCGGTGGAAGCGTACCTGGAGTGTGGCGGCGATCCGAGCCGAGCCCTCACCTCGGCCGAAGCGTTCCTGATCAGTCGCAACAACTGTGCATTCGATGTGGGCCACACGCTGATTCATCTCGCTATACGGTTCCATCGGGATGAAATGTTACCGCTGCTGTTGGCGCAGATTTCCGGCTCGGGACCCGGCATCAAGCGGGTGCCGGCCTACGTGGCACCCGATCTGGCCAGCGACATACGCCGCCACTTTGCCCAGTCCCTCCGAATACGGAAGGCTTCGTTCAACTGCCAGTTTGTGAACGAGCATGCGACGTTTTCACTGCCGGCCGACATCGAGGAGCTGCCGCTGGTGCTGCAGGAGCAGCTGTACGAGGAGCTGCTAGACAAGGATGCGCAGAAGCAGCTGGAAATGCCACCGCCCGCCTTGAACTGGTCGCTCGAAATCACCGACCGGTTGGGTTCGCGGCTGATGGTGCTGTGGAATCGCAGTGCCGGCGACTGCTTGCTCGATTCCGTCATGCAGGCCACCTGGGGTGTGTTCGATCGCGATAACACTCTCCGGCGGGCGCTAGCCGATAGTTTGCATCAATGCAGTCACAT ATTTTATCCGCGCTGGAAGGAGAATGAACTGTTCCAGGCGGCATTGCTCCAGTACACCGTGGCCGAGATGCAACTGGAGAAGGATTGGAACACGCTGCTGTCGCTCGCTAGTCACCCGGGCTCGTCGCTAGAGCAGCTGCACATTTTCGCCCTGGCACACATCATGCGCCGACCGATCGTCGTGTACGGTGTCAAGTACGTTAAGAGCTTCCGCGGAGAGGACATTGGATTCGCCCGCTTCGAGGGTGTCTATCTGCCGCTGCTGTGGGAGCAAAGCTTCTGCATCACTTCACCGATCGCACTCGGCTATACGCGCGGTCATTTTAGTGCACTGGTTCCGACCGAACCGTACTCGCGAATCGATGCAACGCGCGACGACCGGGAAGACATTACCTTTCTGCCTCTGATGGACTGTGAGATGAAGCTACTGCCAATTcactttttaacaaaaaatgag ATTGGTCGCGAGGAGATGTTACTCCGCCAGTGGCTGGAGGTGTGTGAAACGGAGGGCGGACTGCTCGTCGCTCAGCAGAAGCTCCACAAACGTCCACTATTAGTCGCTCAACTGCTTGAGGAATGGCTTAACCACTATCGTAGAATAGCGTACGTATGTCCAGTCCAAATGAAACATCATCCTTAA
- the LOC133391193 gene encoding neuropeptide-like protein 31, translating to MLRASVVLLVLVAIVSGAAATFGYGLLGGTGYNGGYGGYGGYNGYGGYGGYGGGYQPYGYGYGYPGKYGSYGGYNGGYGGYGGYGGYGGYGGYGGYGGYGGYGGIRPYFR from the exons ATGCTACGAGCTTCT GTTGTGTTACTCGTTTTGGTTGCGATTGTGTCCGGCGCGGCCGCCACCTTCGGATACGGACTGCTGGGTGGAACAG GATATAATGGCGGTTATGGAGGTTATGGCGGATACAATGGGTATGGAGGATACGGAGGATATGGAGGTGGATATCAGCCGTACGGCTATGGTTACG gATATCCTGGTAAATATGGCAGCTATGGAGGATACAACGGTGGATACGGTGGATACGGCGGTTACGGCGGGTACGGCGGATACGGTGGATATGGAGGATACGGTGGATATGGTGGCTATGGAGGAATTCGACCCTATTTCCGATAA